One part of the Candidatus Omnitrophota bacterium genome encodes these proteins:
- a CDS encoding 2-oxoacid:acceptor oxidoreductase family protein — MRAASVSFEIRFESIGGLGAHLAAQLLAESLVLRQGLNASQFSSYGSEKKGTPVRSFIRAVGGNAPIRVSSPVVAPDVLAVFHVALLARPVTLAGLKRDGLLIVNAPASAALPLPKGRAMLVDAMAIAVEEHTRINTAILGAVAKGCPRIDAKALAATLEEHFSKRSAALAESNVKTFWRGYQEAAERLIAEGPEPTPPDGSTTLRWGYRTAPLGGAIIDVGNTIANDLSASRQGFAPQFNAQACTNCGICDLVCPDYCFVWEEQGSAACLLGIDYQFCKGCLRCIDSCPSGALTKEREGAWVSAQRVPLSRKDSA, encoded by the coding sequence ATGAGGGCTGCCTCCGTTTCCTTCGAGATCCGATTTGAGTCCATCGGCGGGCTCGGCGCGCATCTGGCCGCCCAGCTGTTGGCCGAGTCCTTGGTGCTCCGCCAGGGGCTCAACGCCTCGCAATTTTCCTCGTACGGCTCCGAGAAGAAAGGCACGCCGGTGCGCTCCTTCATCCGCGCCGTCGGCGGAAACGCGCCCATCCGTGTGAGCAGTCCGGTGGTGGCCCCGGATGTCTTGGCGGTCTTTCACGTGGCCCTGCTCGCGCGCCCCGTGACACTGGCCGGCTTGAAACGCGATGGGCTCCTGATCGTCAACGCGCCGGCCTCAGCCGCCCTCCCGCTGCCCAAGGGCCGCGCGATGCTGGTGGATGCGATGGCGATTGCGGTGGAGGAGCATACCCGCATCAACACCGCCATCCTGGGGGCGGTGGCTAAAGGCTGCCCGCGTATCGATGCCAAGGCGCTGGCAGCAACGCTCGAGGAGCATTTCAGCAAGCGCTCCGCGGCGCTGGCAGAGTCCAACGTCAAGACGTTCTGGCGCGGCTATCAGGAAGCGGCAGAGCGGCTGATCGCCGAGGGTCCTGAGCCGACGCCGCCGGATGGCTCGACAACGCTGCGTTGGGGATACCGCACCGCCCCGCTGGGCGGAGCGATCATCGATGTGGGCAACACGATCGCCAATGATCTCTCCGCTTCCCGCCAAGGATTTGCGCCGCAGTTCAACGCGCAAGCGTGCACCAACTGCGGCATCTGCGATCTGGTGTGCCCGGACTACTGCTTCGTGTGGGAGGAGCAAGGCAGCGCTGCATGCTTGCTTGGCATCGACTACCAATTCTGCAAAGGCTGCTTGCGCTGCATCGACTCCTGCCCGTCGGGCGCGCTGACCAAAGAGCGCGAGGGTGCCTGGGTGAGCGCGCAGCGCGTGCCGCTCTCGCGCAAGGACTCGGCATGA